Proteins from one Candidatus Eisenbacteria bacterium genomic window:
- a CDS encoding response regulator, whose amino-acid sequence MGKNVLIVDDERLLTRTLANALREAGYETVTATSAEQAEKHIFSEERFDIVLLDNRLPRTSGLSILKRMRDENVCSKIILMTAYDSPEVKAEAKRLKVDKYVKKPFDLTRMLSEIEQLLGKNEVGGT is encoded by the coding sequence TTGGGAAAGAATGTGCTCATCGTAGATGATGAAAGACTGCTTACGCGGACGCTTGCAAATGCACTTAGGGAGGCGGGGTACGAGACTGTCACTGCCACGTCTGCTGAGCAGGCTGAGAAGCACATTTTCTCCGAAGAGAGATTCGACATTGTTCTCCTGGACAACCGTCTTCCGCGAACAAGCGGGCTCAGCATATTGAAGAGAATGAGAGACGAGAATGTTTGTTCCAAGATCATTCTCATGACGGCTTATGACAGTCCGGAGGTGAAGGCAGAGGCCAAGAGATTGAAGGTGGACAAGTATGTGAAGAAGCCGTTCGACCTCACGAGAATGCTCTCGGAGATTGAACAGCTCCTGGGCAAGAACGAGGTCGGCGGTACCTAG